In the genome of Halococcus agarilyticus, one region contains:
- a CDS encoding DUF7350 domain-containing protein: MATIWDERSGIVIPLDADIRYHYATAVEDIQPGDDLKIIVTTPPQIARRVRNRVHRYAASENDGPELSHLLALALIGRSDRSPFRTIYTVNVIGGISRNAVS, translated from the coding sequence ATGGCGACGATCTGGGACGAGCGAAGCGGCATCGTGATCCCGCTCGATGCCGACATTAGATACCACTACGCCACCGCTGTGGAGGACATCCAACCCGGCGACGACCTGAAAATCATAGTAACCACGCCGCCACAGATCGCCCGACGGGTACGAAACCGCGTTCATCGATATGCAGCCAGTGAAAATGACGGTCCCGAACTCAGCCACCTCTTGGCTCTCGCACTCATCGGACGCTCGGATCGCTCGCCGTTTCGAACGATCTATACGGTGAACGTCATCGGCGGCATATCGAGGAACGCGGTCTCGTAG